A part of Microbacterium terregens genomic DNA contains:
- a CDS encoding class I SAM-dependent methyltransferase gives MGEDHYFSASPASAENLRRVRVTLAGSEVEVTTAGGVFSPDHIDTGTAVLLANTPPPPPGGHLLDLGCGWGPITLSLAIDSPHSTIWAVDVNERALDLVQRNADALGLANVNVAHPDDVPDDVTFRTIRSNPPIRVGKNELHGLLERWIPRLDERSDAWLVVQRNLGSDSLQRWLAASFTPGFSVHRAATGRGFRVLKVRRHGTPRTGAITLP, from the coding sequence ATGGGGGAGGACCACTATTTCAGCGCGTCGCCCGCCAGTGCCGAGAACCTACGTCGCGTTCGCGTGACTCTGGCCGGCTCCGAGGTCGAGGTGACCACGGCTGGCGGCGTGTTCAGTCCTGACCACATCGACACCGGTACCGCGGTGCTGCTGGCCAACACCCCTCCCCCGCCGCCCGGAGGGCATCTGCTGGATCTGGGATGCGGGTGGGGCCCGATCACGCTGTCGTTGGCGATCGATTCACCGCATTCCACGATCTGGGCTGTGGATGTCAATGAGCGAGCCCTTGACCTGGTGCAACGAAACGCCGACGCTCTCGGCCTCGCCAATGTCAACGTCGCGCACCCTGACGATGTTCCCGACGACGTGACGTTCCGAACGATCCGCTCGAACCCGCCCATCCGCGTCGGCAAGAACGAGCTCCACGGCCTGCTCGAGCGCTGGATCCCCCGCTTGGACGAACGGTCGGACGCCTGGCTGGTCGTGCAGCGCAACCTGGGATCCGATTCGCTGCAGCGATGGCTGGCAGCGTCCTTCACCCCGGGGTTCAGCGTGCACCGCGCCGCGACGGGTCGTGGATTCCGCGTGCTCAAGGTCCGACGCCACGGCACCCCGCGGACCGGCGCGATCACCCTGCCCTGA
- the hflX gene encoding GTPase HflX translates to MTDTTTPTSTDETPVDPVARVLERAAAHSGVRVFGAAQALQNEAAFSRTDTDGEQWDREERAALRRVPGLSTELEDVSEVEYRQLRLENVVIVGVHPQGEQEDAENSLRELAALAETAGAVVLDAVLQRRPHPDPATYLGRGKAQELRDLVAALGADTVIADTELAPSQRRALEDVVKVKVIDRTTVILDIFSQHAKSREGKAQVELAQLEYLLPRLRGWGDSMSRQAGGQVGAGGAGMGSRGPGETKIELDRRRIRTKMALLRRQIRDFAPARDAKRAERKRNTIPSVAIAGYTNAGKSSLLNRLTSAGVLVENALFATLDATVRRAEAADGRVYTLTDTVGFVRNLPHQLVEAFRSTLEEVGDADVIVHVVDAAHPDPAAQLQTVRDVIGDVGARDITEIVVFNKADLVDDDTRMVLRGLEPRALFASSRTGEGIAELRAAIEAALPLPAVEVRALVPYDRGDLVSAAHESGHIVSQTHEAAGTALHAHVSERLAAELAPFAV, encoded by the coding sequence ATGACGGATACGACAACCCCGACGAGCACCGACGAGACGCCGGTGGACCCGGTCGCCCGTGTGCTCGAGCGCGCTGCCGCGCATTCGGGCGTGCGCGTGTTCGGTGCCGCCCAGGCGCTTCAGAACGAGGCGGCATTCTCGCGCACCGACACCGACGGCGAACAGTGGGATCGCGAGGAGCGCGCTGCGCTGCGCCGCGTCCCCGGACTGTCCACCGAGCTCGAGGACGTCAGCGAGGTCGAGTACCGGCAGCTGCGGCTCGAGAACGTCGTGATCGTCGGCGTGCACCCCCAGGGGGAGCAGGAGGATGCCGAGAACTCGCTGCGCGAGCTCGCCGCCCTCGCCGAGACCGCCGGCGCCGTCGTGCTCGACGCGGTGCTGCAGCGACGACCGCACCCCGACCCGGCGACCTACCTCGGTCGCGGCAAGGCGCAGGAGCTGCGCGACCTGGTCGCCGCGCTCGGCGCGGACACCGTGATCGCCGACACCGAGCTCGCCCCCAGCCAACGGCGCGCGCTCGAGGACGTCGTGAAAGTCAAGGTCATCGACCGGACGACCGTCATTCTGGACATCTTCAGCCAGCACGCCAAGAGCCGCGAGGGCAAGGCGCAGGTCGAGCTGGCCCAGCTGGAGTACCTGCTCCCGCGCTTGCGCGGATGGGGTGACTCGATGAGCCGCCAGGCCGGTGGCCAGGTCGGCGCCGGTGGTGCCGGGATGGGCTCGCGCGGCCCGGGTGAGACGAAGATCGAGCTCGACCGCCGCCGCATCCGCACGAAGATGGCGTTGCTGCGTCGTCAGATCCGCGATTTCGCTCCCGCCCGCGATGCGAAGCGCGCCGAGCGCAAGCGCAACACGATCCCGTCGGTGGCCATCGCCGGATACACGAACGCCGGCAAGTCGAGCCTGCTCAACCGCCTGACCAGCGCGGGTGTGCTTGTCGAGAACGCGCTGTTCGCAACGCTGGATGCCACGGTTCGGCGCGCCGAGGCCGCGGACGGTCGCGTCTATACGCTGACCGACACCGTCGGCTTCGTCCGCAACCTTCCGCACCAGCTCGTCGAAGCGTTCCGCTCCACGCTCGAGGAGGTCGGCGACGCCGATGTCATCGTGCACGTGGTGGATGCCGCGCACCCCGACCCCGCGGCGCAGCTGCAGACGGTGCGCGATGTGATCGGCGACGTCGGTGCGCGGGACATCACCGAGATCGTGGTGTTCAACAAGGCCGACCTCGTCGACGATGACACTCGCATGGTTCTGCGGGGCCTGGAGCCCCGCGCCCTGTTCGCGTCCTCGCGGACGGGGGAGGGCATCGCCGAGCTGCGCGCCGCGATCGAGGCGGCGCTTCCGCTGCCGGCCGTCGAGGTCCGAGCGCTCGTTCCCTACGACCGCGGCGACCTCGTCTCGGCCGCCCACGAGTCCGGGCACATCGTGTCGCAGACGCATGAGGCTGCCGGTACGGCGCTGCACGCCCACGTGTCGGAGCGGCTGGCCGCCGAGCTCGCACCTTTCGCGGTCTAG
- a CDS encoding LysM peptidoglycan-binding domain-containing protein has protein sequence MTAISIPAHRATRLRLTPRGRRILAALAALPAVVALSLAVLSGGSALANLDDGAPAGTFATLTVASGESLWSIAEQVAPGADPRDVVDAIVRLNALDGVVVSAGQRLSIPAEYASAP, from the coding sequence ATGACAGCGATCAGCATCCCGGCGCACCGTGCGACGCGACTGCGGCTCACGCCGCGCGGTCGCCGCATTCTTGCCGCGCTCGCTGCGCTGCCGGCCGTCGTCGCGCTCAGCCTCGCGGTCCTCAGCGGTGGAAGCGCGCTCGCGAATCTTGACGACGGGGCTCCGGCGGGAACGTTCGCCACACTGACGGTGGCGTCGGGCGAATCGCTCTGGTCCATCGCCGAGCAGGTCGCGCCCGGCGCAGACCCGCGCGACGTCGTGGATGCGATCGTGCGGCTGAACGCGCTCGATGGGGTCGTCGTGTCCGCCGGTCAGCGACTGTCCATTCCGGCCGAGTACGCCTCGGCGCCGTAG
- a CDS encoding methylenetetrahydrofolate reductase has protein sequence MPLHPDSPAVPTPLPFSFELYPPRSDAATLALHDTIRILADAGPAFLSVTYGAGGSTGGRSLEVLRRIRATTDTEPMAHLTCVGNTYSGAAALIREFLDAGILSFLALRGDPPAGSSEDAAFLGDLESSAQLVQLIDRVQAARVPYTEARVPGLPGAAHVQRRERAQIAVAAFPRGHPRSRHPREHIDALVAKQAAGATLAITQLFFHADDYLSFVSRAREAGVTIPILPGIMPITAPGRLRRVLELSGEDLPGELAVALEIEPTADGRREVGVAYAAALVRAVVAGGAPGIHLYAFNHHDTVLAVLREAGILTPHPHKEAAR, from the coding sequence ATGCCGCTCCACCCCGACTCACCGGCAGTGCCGACGCCGCTGCCGTTCTCGTTCGAGTTGTACCCGCCGCGCTCCGATGCCGCGACGCTCGCGCTGCACGACACGATCAGGATCCTCGCCGATGCCGGTCCGGCGTTCCTGTCGGTCACCTACGGTGCCGGAGGGTCAACCGGGGGCCGCTCGCTGGAGGTCCTCCGCCGCATCCGTGCGACGACCGACACCGAGCCCATGGCGCACCTGACCTGCGTGGGAAACACGTACTCCGGCGCGGCTGCCCTCATTCGCGAATTCCTGGATGCCGGCATCCTGAGCTTTCTGGCCTTGCGCGGCGATCCGCCCGCCGGCTCATCCGAGGACGCCGCGTTCCTCGGGGATCTGGAGAGCTCCGCTCAACTGGTCCAGCTGATCGACCGCGTGCAGGCAGCGCGCGTCCCGTACACCGAGGCCAGGGTGCCGGGACTGCCTGGCGCCGCGCACGTCCAGCGACGCGAGCGCGCTCAGATCGCGGTCGCCGCGTTCCCTCGCGGCCACCCCCGCTCGCGGCATCCGCGCGAGCACATCGACGCTCTCGTGGCCAAGCAGGCGGCCGGGGCGACGCTCGCGATCACCCAGCTGTTCTTCCACGCCGACGACTACCTGAGCTTCGTCAGCCGCGCGCGTGAAGCCGGCGTGACCATTCCCATCCTGCCGGGCATCATGCCGATCACCGCGCCCGGACGACTGCGCCGCGTGCTCGAGCTCAGCGGCGAGGACCTGCCCGGCGAACTGGCGGTCGCCCTCGAGATCGAGCCGACCGCCGACGGCCGAAGGGAGGTCGGCGTCGCCTACGCGGCCGCGCTCGTCCGTGCCGTCGTCGCCGGTGGCGCACCCGGAATCCACCTGTACGCCTTCAACCATCACGACACGGTCCTCGCGGTCCTCCGCGAAGCCGGCATCCTGACCCCCCACCCTCACAAGGAGGCAGCACGATGA
- a CDS encoding histidinol-phosphate transaminase, translating into MGEVSIRLDDLPLRDDLRGLTPYGAPQAPLPVALNVNENTHPVPQEVADDILDAVALALRDVNRYPDREFTELREGFADYLGYGVTREQIWAANGSNEVLQHVLQAFGGPGRTAFGFAPTYSMYPLLTRATGATWVAGSRAADFSVDAESAAFQVAEAGADVVFLCAPNNPTGTPMTLEVIEAVYDASRGIVVVDEAYQEFAPRDAGSALALLPGRERLVVSRTMSKAFAFAGARVGYMAADPALVDALRLVRLPYHLSSLTQAAATAALRHASTMLQMVDEIVAQRDRIGATVEAIGYEPYDSWANFVLFGGVEDSAETWQALYDRGVLVRDVGIPHHLRVTAGTEQETTAFLDALASIDSGS; encoded by the coding sequence ATGGGCGAGGTGAGTATCCGCCTCGACGATCTTCCCCTCCGCGATGATTTGCGCGGTCTGACACCGTACGGCGCTCCGCAGGCCCCGCTGCCGGTCGCTCTCAACGTGAACGAGAACACGCATCCGGTGCCGCAAGAGGTGGCGGATGACATTCTGGATGCCGTCGCCCTGGCGCTGCGCGATGTCAACCGCTATCCGGACCGGGAGTTCACCGAGCTGCGCGAAGGCTTCGCCGACTATCTCGGCTACGGCGTGACTCGGGAGCAGATCTGGGCGGCGAACGGATCGAACGAGGTTCTGCAGCACGTCCTGCAGGCCTTCGGCGGTCCCGGACGCACGGCGTTCGGCTTCGCTCCCACCTACTCCATGTACCCGCTGCTGACGCGGGCGACCGGAGCGACGTGGGTGGCCGGTTCGCGGGCCGCGGACTTCTCCGTGGACGCGGAGAGCGCCGCATTCCAGGTCGCCGAGGCGGGCGCGGATGTCGTCTTCCTCTGCGCACCGAATAACCCGACGGGCACGCCGATGACACTGGAGGTCATCGAAGCCGTATACGACGCCTCCCGCGGCATCGTCGTCGTGGACGAGGCCTACCAGGAATTCGCGCCTCGGGACGCCGGATCGGCGCTCGCGTTGCTGCCGGGGCGCGAGCGGCTCGTCGTCTCGCGCACGATGAGCAAGGCCTTCGCGTTCGCCGGCGCCCGGGTGGGGTACATGGCCGCCGACCCGGCGCTGGTGGACGCGCTGCGACTCGTGCGCCTGCCCTACCACTTGAGCTCGCTGACCCAGGCGGCGGCGACGGCCGCCCTGCGCCACGCCTCCACGATGCTGCAGATGGTCGATGAGATCGTCGCCCAGCGGGACCGCATCGGAGCAACCGTCGAGGCGATCGGCTACGAGCCCTACGACTCGTGGGCGAACTTCGTTCTGTTCGGCGGCGTGGAGGACTCGGCCGAGACGTGGCAGGCGCTGTATGACCGGGGCGTACTCGTCCGCGATGTCGGGATCCCGCACCACCTGCGGGTCACGGCGGGCACCGAGCAGGAGACGACCGCGTTCCTGGACGCGCTCGCGTCGATAGACTCGGGCTCATGA
- the lexA gene encoding transcriptional repressor LexA has product MTEVNGREKPQTRRRKSLSDKQLAILEVIQRSIARYGYPPSMREIGDAVGLKSLSSVTHQLNQLELSGYLRRDAGKTRAMEVLIDLPGMSTENPADSAPSVGDAAMVPLVGRISAGVPITAEQQIEEIFPLPRQLVGKGDLFMLRISGESMIDAAICDGDWVVVRSQADAENGDIVAAMLDGEATVKTFRRRDGHTWLLPRNSAFEPILGDEAVVLGKIVAVLRAV; this is encoded by the coding sequence ATGACCGAGGTGAACGGGCGCGAAAAGCCGCAGACGCGCAGGCGCAAGAGCCTGAGCGACAAGCAGCTCGCCATCCTCGAGGTCATCCAGCGATCGATCGCCCGGTACGGCTACCCGCCGAGCATGCGCGAGATCGGCGATGCCGTGGGTCTCAAGTCTCTTTCCAGCGTCACGCATCAGCTCAACCAGCTCGAGCTGAGCGGGTATCTGCGGCGGGACGCGGGCAAGACGCGCGCGATGGAGGTCTTGATCGACCTGCCCGGGATGTCCACCGAGAATCCCGCCGACAGCGCGCCGTCCGTCGGCGACGCCGCGATGGTGCCGTTGGTCGGGCGCATCTCGGCGGGCGTGCCGATCACCGCCGAGCAGCAGATCGAGGAGATCTTCCCCCTTCCCCGCCAGCTCGTCGGCAAGGGCGACCTGTTCATGCTCCGCATTTCGGGCGAGTCCATGATCGACGCCGCCATCTGCGACGGCGACTGGGTCGTCGTGAGGTCGCAGGCGGATGCCGAGAACGGTGACATCGTCGCGGCGATGCTCGATGGCGAGGCCACTGTCAAGACCTTCCGGCGCCGCGATGGGCACACGTGGCTGCTCCCCCGCAACTCCGCATTCGAACCGATCCTGGGCGACGAGGCCGTCGTGCTCGGCAAGATCGTGGCGGTCCTGCGCGCCGTCTGA
- the metE gene encoding 5-methyltetrahydropteroyltriglutamate--homocysteine S-methyltransferase — protein sequence MSDIRPTFPAGTILGYPRIGAHRELKRAVESHWAGEIDEPELEAIAADLRRSTREHLAALGLERENSSIPESFSFYDQVLDAAAAVGALPDRFARLRGQDGSVGLGAYFTAARGDTQTAPLELTKWFDTNYHHLVPEIGPETLFAPSSARFARQVAEARADGFAVRPVLVGPVTLLALAKPSNAAPRGYRPLDRLEDLLPVYAALLTDLRAAGADWVQLDEPALVSENLAAAPDELADAAAHAYRALGAGTRRPAILVAAPYAAPSDAAWRALAASPVEALAVDLSRGSVPAAVPGLETKTLVGGVIDARNIWRGDLAASWSALGRLGRLGAAAVSAGTSASLQHVPHDVAAEPRLDPRLVSWLAFADQKVGQVVALARGLVEGPAALTGDLAAASAALADRRNAPGVRDAAVRVRAAALRADDVVRGDYEVRRTAQTEALRLPLLPTTTIGSFPQTADIRRARAQHARGLLRTEDYEDFLRVEILAVIGLQEELGLDVLVHGEPERNDMVQYFAENLEGFAVTENGWVQSYGSRATRPSILWGDVSRPEPITVGWSTFAQSLTERPVKGMLTGPVTILAWSFVRDDQPLEETARQVALALRDEITDLEGAGMRIVQVDEPALRELLPLKSADRDAYLEWSVGAFRLATAGAAPATQVHTHLCYSDFDAVIEAIAALDADVTSIEAARSGGGVIGDIAGGGFTHDIGPGVYDIHSPRVPTVAEVITTLERAAAVLPLRQLWVNPDCGLKTRGYPETVKALENLVEAAHKVRQRVEVTV from the coding sequence ATGAGCGACATCCGCCCCACTTTCCCCGCCGGGACGATTCTCGGCTATCCGCGCATCGGCGCGCATCGCGAACTCAAACGCGCCGTCGAATCGCATTGGGCCGGCGAGATCGACGAGCCGGAGCTCGAGGCGATCGCCGCGGACCTGCGCCGCAGCACGCGGGAGCATCTCGCCGCGCTCGGGCTCGAACGCGAGAACTCGTCGATCCCCGAGTCGTTCAGCTTCTACGATCAGGTGCTCGATGCCGCGGCCGCGGTCGGTGCGCTCCCGGACCGGTTCGCCCGCCTCCGCGGTCAAGACGGCTCGGTCGGGCTCGGTGCGTACTTCACCGCCGCGCGGGGGGACACGCAGACCGCCCCGCTCGAGCTGACGAAGTGGTTCGACACCAACTACCACCACCTTGTTCCCGAGATCGGACCCGAGACGCTCTTCGCCCCCTCCAGCGCGCGCTTCGCCCGCCAGGTGGCGGAAGCGCGCGCCGACGGGTTCGCCGTCCGCCCGGTGCTCGTCGGTCCCGTGACCCTGCTCGCGCTCGCGAAGCCGTCGAATGCCGCACCCCGGGGCTACCGGCCCCTGGACCGTCTCGAAGATCTGCTGCCGGTGTACGCTGCGCTGCTGACCGACCTCCGCGCGGCCGGCGCGGACTGGGTCCAGCTGGACGAGCCCGCCCTGGTCAGCGAGAACCTCGCGGCTGCTCCGGACGAACTGGCGGATGCCGCCGCTCACGCCTACCGCGCGCTGGGTGCCGGGACCCGTCGACCGGCGATCCTCGTCGCCGCCCCATACGCCGCGCCGTCGGATGCGGCGTGGAGGGCGCTGGCGGCATCCCCGGTCGAGGCGCTCGCGGTGGACCTGAGCCGCGGGTCGGTCCCCGCGGCTGTCCCCGGGCTGGAGACCAAGACACTGGTCGGCGGAGTCATCGACGCGCGCAACATCTGGCGGGGCGACCTCGCCGCCTCCTGGTCGGCTCTCGGGCGACTCGGCCGTCTCGGCGCCGCCGCCGTGTCCGCAGGGACCTCCGCGTCGTTGCAGCACGTACCGCACGACGTCGCCGCCGAGCCTCGACTGGACCCTCGTCTCGTGTCATGGCTGGCGTTCGCCGACCAGAAGGTCGGCCAGGTGGTCGCCCTCGCTCGCGGGCTGGTCGAGGGCCCGGCCGCCCTCACGGGCGATCTCGCCGCGGCGTCGGCCGCACTCGCGGACCGGCGCAACGCGCCGGGTGTCCGAGATGCCGCCGTGCGCGTCCGCGCGGCGGCACTGCGCGCAGACGATGTCGTCCGCGGCGACTACGAGGTGCGTCGGACGGCGCAGACGGAGGCGCTCCGGTTGCCGCTGCTGCCGACCACGACGATCGGATCGTTCCCGCAGACCGCCGACATCCGCCGTGCGCGCGCACAGCACGCGCGCGGCCTGCTCCGCACCGAGGACTACGAGGACTTCCTCCGCGTCGAGATCCTCGCGGTGATCGGCCTGCAGGAGGAGCTCGGGCTCGATGTGCTCGTGCACGGCGAGCCGGAGCGCAACGACATGGTCCAGTACTTCGCGGAGAATCTCGAGGGCTTCGCCGTGACCGAGAACGGGTGGGTGCAGTCCTACGGGTCACGTGCGACGCGCCCCTCGATCCTCTGGGGCGACGTGTCGCGGCCCGAGCCGATCACGGTGGGATGGTCCACCTTCGCTCAGTCGCTCACCGAGCGCCCGGTGAAGGGGATGCTCACGGGTCCGGTGACGATACTGGCGTGGTCGTTCGTGCGCGATGACCAGCCCTTGGAGGAGACGGCGCGTCAGGTGGCCCTCGCGCTGCGCGACGAGATCACCGATCTCGAAGGCGCCGGCATGAGGATCGTTCAGGTCGACGAGCCGGCGCTGCGGGAGCTCCTTCCCCTTAAGAGCGCGGACCGCGATGCCTATCTGGAGTGGTCGGTGGGCGCCTTCCGGCTCGCCACGGCCGGCGCGGCGCCCGCGACCCAGGTCCACACGCACCTCTGCTATTCGGACTTCGACGCGGTGATCGAGGCGATCGCGGCGCTGGACGCCGATGTCACCTCCATCGAGGCGGCCCGCAGCGGCGGCGGGGTGATCGGTGACATCGCGGGCGGGGGATTCACGCATGACATCGGACCCGGCGTGTATGACATCCATTCCCCGCGCGTGCCCACGGTCGCAGAAGTAATCACCACCCTGGAACGCGCCGCGGCCGTACTGCCGCTGCGTCAGCTCTGGGTGAACCCGGACTGCGGACTCAAGACACGTGGATACCCCGAGACGGTCAAGGCCCTGGAGAACCTCGTGGAAGCCGCGCACAAGGTGCGTCAGCGGGTGGAGGTCACCGTCTGA
- the hisB gene encoding imidazoleglycerol-phosphate dehydratase HisB, whose amino-acid sequence MTGLATPRTSSLRRSTSESTVELELDLDGTGRSHIDTTVPFFDHMLTAFAKHSLTDLTIRASGDTEIDAHHTVEDVSIVLGQAIREALGDKSGISRYGDALVPLDEALAQAVVDISGRPYLVHSGEPLGFEHHLIGGHFTGSLVRHTFEAITFHAGLTVHVTVLAGRDPHHIAEAEYKAFARAFRQAKALDPEVRGVPSTKGAL is encoded by the coding sequence ATGACTGGCCTCGCAACCCCCCGCACGTCGTCGCTGCGCCGGTCCACGAGCGAATCCACCGTGGAGCTCGAGCTCGACCTCGACGGCACGGGCCGCAGTCACATCGACACCACCGTGCCGTTCTTCGATCACATGCTCACCGCCTTCGCGAAGCATTCCCTCACCGACCTCACGATCCGTGCGTCCGGCGACACGGAGATCGATGCCCACCACACCGTCGAGGACGTCTCGATCGTCCTGGGGCAGGCGATCCGCGAGGCCCTCGGCGACAAGTCGGGCATCTCGCGCTACGGAGATGCCCTCGTGCCGCTCGACGAGGCGCTCGCCCAGGCCGTGGTGGACATCAGTGGCCGTCCCTACCTCGTGCACAGCGGCGAGCCGCTCGGTTTCGAGCACCACCTCATCGGGGGGCACTTCACCGGCTCGCTCGTGCGTCACACGTTCGAGGCGATCACCTTCCACGCCGGGCTCACGGTTCACGTCACAGTCCTGGCAGGTCGCGACCCCCACCACATCGCCGAGGCCGAGTACAAGGCCTTCGCACGAGCGTTCCGCCAGGCGAAGGCCCTGGATCCGGAGGTGCGGGGCGTTCCGAGCACGAAGGGCGCTCTGTGA
- a CDS encoding S9 family peptidase encodes MTRILPFGSWDSPLSAAEVTAATPRIEGARFVGEEIWWGEGVPTEGGRTTVRRRDADGAVSVVLPLPWSARSRVHEYGGAAWTTTDDGILLFVEKSDQCVWALVPGQEPRRLTPPDQGMRFGGLTWQDGQLLAIREIHAGSPVPQRSIVRIALDGSGVTPLVADSDFLAHPSLSPSGRRLAWIAWNHPDMPWDRAELRVGRLEDGIVVEWTTVAGGSSSPLQPVWMDEDDLLYADDTSGRWNLWRRHLSAALEAHPVAPADADTGGPLWVLGSRWFARLDDGRVVAVRTNGDDELTLIDSDGSAAAFGAPLSSEVLIEDVRGNRVLVSGAGPNSPAGLWVVDADRLEESVLVRGGSVPWGPEWMPQPRPATFEGPGGPVHAFDYPPTHPDTDGPDGEQPPYLLYVHGGPTTHRGGAASGRIAYFTSRGIGVLDVNYGGSSGYGRAYRERLRGQWGVVDVEDVAAAATGLANSGGADPARITIAGGSAGGWTVLAALVQTDVFAAGISRYGVGDARALAVDTHDFEARYLDGLIGPLPDAEQLYLERSPLSHPDRFRVPLLLLQGAEDPVVPPAQSEAIRDALAARGIPHAYVVYEGEGHGFRRADNVVNALETELAFLGAVFGFDTPGVPPLELSRGS; translated from the coding sequence ATGACGAGAATCCTTCCCTTCGGCTCCTGGGACTCACCGCTCTCCGCCGCAGAAGTGACCGCGGCGACACCGCGCATCGAAGGCGCCCGCTTCGTGGGCGAGGAGATCTGGTGGGGGGAGGGGGTCCCTACCGAGGGTGGTCGGACGACCGTGCGCCGCCGTGATGCCGACGGCGCCGTGAGCGTCGTCCTGCCCCTGCCGTGGAGTGCACGCTCGCGTGTGCACGAGTACGGCGGTGCGGCGTGGACGACCACCGACGATGGAATCCTGCTGTTCGTGGAGAAGTCGGATCAGTGCGTGTGGGCACTCGTGCCAGGACAGGAGCCCCGTCGGCTCACCCCGCCCGACCAGGGGATGCGATTCGGCGGCCTCACCTGGCAGGACGGGCAGTTGCTCGCGATCCGTGAGATCCACGCCGGGTCACCGGTGCCGCAGCGGTCCATCGTTCGGATCGCGCTGGACGGGTCCGGGGTGACCCCGCTGGTCGCCGACAGCGACTTCCTCGCGCACCCGTCGCTGTCACCGAGCGGTCGCCGCCTCGCCTGGATCGCGTGGAACCACCCCGACATGCCCTGGGATCGCGCCGAACTCCGGGTGGGGCGGCTGGAGGACGGCATCGTCGTCGAGTGGACCACCGTGGCGGGCGGCAGCTCATCGCCCCTCCAGCCGGTGTGGATGGACGAAGACGATCTTCTCTACGCCGATGACACGAGCGGCCGCTGGAATCTGTGGCGCCGGCACCTGTCGGCAGCGCTCGAGGCGCATCCGGTCGCTCCGGCCGACGCCGACACCGGTGGTCCACTCTGGGTTCTGGGCAGCCGATGGTTCGCCCGGCTCGATGACGGGCGGGTGGTCGCCGTGCGCACCAACGGCGACGACGAGCTCACGCTGATCGACTCGGATGGCAGCGCCGCCGCGTTCGGTGCGCCGCTGAGCTCGGAGGTCCTCATCGAGGACGTCCGCGGTAACCGGGTGCTCGTCTCCGGGGCAGGGCCGAACTCCCCCGCGGGCCTCTGGGTGGTGGATGCGGATCGCCTCGAGGAGAGCGTGCTGGTCCGGGGCGGGTCCGTTCCATGGGGGCCCGAATGGATGCCGCAACCCCGTCCCGCGACCTTCGAGGGTCCGGGAGGCCCCGTGCACGCATTCGACTACCCGCCGACGCATCCGGACACGGACGGGCCGGACGGGGAGCAACCCCCGTATCTGCTGTACGTCCACGGCGGGCCGACCACTCACCGGGGCGGGGCGGCGTCTGGCCGCATCGCCTATTTCACCAGCCGCGGGATCGGCGTACTCGACGTGAACTACGGCGGGTCCAGCGGCTACGGCCGGGCCTACCGCGAGCGCCTGCGCGGACAATGGGGCGTCGTCGATGTGGAGGACGTCGCGGCCGCCGCGACCGGGCTGGCGAACTCGGGTGGCGCCGATCCGGCGCGGATCACGATCGCCGGCGGCTCCGCCGGTGGTTGGACCGTCCTGGCCGCGCTCGTGCAAACGGATGTCTTCGCCGCGGGCATCTCGCGCTACGGCGTCGGTGATGCCCGGGCGCTGGCCGTCGACACGCACGACTTCGAGGCACGGTACCTGGACGGACTCATCGGCCCGCTGCCCGACGCCGAGCAGCTGTACCTCGAGCGGTCACCACTGTCCCACCCGGATCGGTTCCGGGTGCCCCTGCTGCTGCTCCAGGGCGCGGAGGACCCGGTCGTGCCTCCTGCGCAGTCCGAAGCCATCCGCGACGCGCTCGCGGCACGCGGGATCCCGCACGCGTACGTCGTCTACGAGGGCGAGGGCCACGGATTCCGACGGGCGGACAACGTCGTGAACGCGCTCGAGACCGAGCTGGCCTTCTTGGGCGCGGTCTTCGGCTTCGACACGCCGGGGGTACCGCCGCTGGAGCTGAGTCGAGGCTCCTAG